A window of Melospiza melodia melodia isolate bMelMel2 chromosome Z, bMelMel2.pri, whole genome shotgun sequence contains these coding sequences:
- the LOC134432263 gene encoding uncharacterized protein LOC134432263, giving the protein MDEEAWVQSDDLSGWQVKDSLRIDPRTKPQTTRHSTVPLPGSVIDYSEEVQEHPSCVIESVVEDTPEEDQFTTFGVSPAADNKATKLEECTTKKVPYIPYSLATLHIIKIVKDMQQMKNRHMKIIRKLDDMRKEKQNLREKNRQLIQENEDILYEMKQRTENWRKEKVWIIENLCKKLDYLYAQHRLTLQELHNINLHVERLQDLMNFQIKNLQQKSEKAGGENSDISEVLVLKTDQAADEERKTDWSVEKQYLWQAHTILQEIQESLQKREREVTELLQSERRFNKAMKPQVTVLILLKSLIKMVHTIYCDVPGAQQCIHQLIRQNEDERPDLEEVFNNAQADILSYEIFCGNEHMDDTRTHLPTKLFRNIGKAESDLEYVETEKIVFECIRTGEIPNWITSDCLYVTWSGEKSFCQITEA; this is encoded by the exons ATGGATGAAG AAGCATGGGTTCAAAGTGACGACCTTTCAGGCTGGCAAGTTAAAGATTCACTACGAATTGATCCTAGAACTAAACCACAGACCACCAGGCACTCCACTGTTCCTCTACCAGGCAGTGTAATTGATTACTCAGAGGAGGTACAGGAACATCCTTCATGTGTGATTGAAAGCGTGGTGGAAGACACACCTGAGGAGG ATCAGTTTACCACATTTGGAGTTTCTCCTGCTGCTGATAACAAAGCAACTAAGCTGGAGGAATGTACAACCAAAAAAGTGCCATACATTCCATACAGCTTAGCTACACTGCATATCATCAAG ATTGTAAAAGACATGCAGCAAATGAAGAACAGACACATGAAGATAATCAGAAAACTAGATGATATGAGGAAAGAAAAGCAG AACCTAAGAGAAAAAAACAGACAACTGATCCAAGAGAATGAAGATATTCTTTACGAAATGAAACAAagaacagagaactggagaaaagaaaag GTCTGGATTATAGAAAATTTGTGTAAAAAGCTAGATTACCTTTATGCACAGCACAGACTGA CTTTACAGGAACTACACAACATCAATTTACACGTGGAAAGATTGCAAGACCTCATGAATTTCCAGATAAAAAATCTTCAGCAAAAGTCTGAAAAGGCAGGAGGAGAAAATTCAGATATATCAGAGGTTTTAGTATTAAAAACAGACCAA gcagctgaTGAGGAAAGGAAGACTGACTGGTCAGTGGAAAAGCAATATCTTTGGCAAGCACACACCATCCTGCAAGAGATACAAGAATCTTTACAGAAACGAGAGAGGGAAGTCACTGAGCTCTTACAAAGTGAAAGGAGATTTAACAAGGCAATGAAACCTCAAGTGACTGTGCTAATACTCTTGAAATCTCTTATTAAGATG GTTCACACCATATATTGTGATGTTCCCGGGGCACAGCAATGCATCCATCAGCTTATCAGGCAGAATGAGGATGAAAGACCTGATCTGGAAGAAGTTTTTAATAATGCTCAGGCTGACATTCTGTCCTATGAAATATTTTGTGGAAATGAACATATGGATGACACAAG GACACACCTCCCAACAAAGCTTTTCAGAAACATTGGGAAAGCAGAGTCTGATTTAGAATATGTTGAAACAGAAAAAATTGTGTTTGAGTGTATCCGGACAGGAGAAATCCCCAACTGGATTACGAGTGATTGTCTTTATGTAACCTGGTCAGGTGAGAAATCCTTTTGTCAAATCACAGAAGCTTAA
- the ANXA1 gene encoding annexin A1, protein MAMVSEFLKQAWFIDNQEQECIKSSKGIRGVQTYPNFDPSADVVALDRAITVKGVDEATIIDILTKRTNAQRQQIKAAYQQAKGKSLEDALKKALKGHLEDVAVALLKTPAQFDAEELRASMKGLGTDEDTLIEILASRNNQEIREASRYYKEVLKRDLTQDIISDTSGDFQKALVALAKGDRCENPHVNDELADNDARALYEAGEKRKGTDIGVFVTVLTTRSYPHLRRVFQKYTKYSKHDMNKVLDLELKGDIENCLTALVKCATSKPAFFAEKLHLAMKGSGTRHKDLIRIMVSRHEVDMNEIKGYYKSLYGISLRQAIMDELKGDYETILVALCGSDN, encoded by the exons ATGGCTATGGTATCAGAATTTCTGAAGCAGGCATGGTTCATTGAcaaccaggagcaggaatgtatT AAGAGCTCAAAAGGTATCCGTGGAGTACAGACATACCCAAATTTTGATCCATCAGCTGATGTTGTTGCTTTGGACAGAGCTATTACTGTAAAAG gTGTGGATGAAGCCACCATTATTGACATCTTGACAAAGAGAACAAATGCTCAGCGACAGCAGATCAAAGCTGCCTATCAGCAGGCTAAAGGAAAG AGTCTAGAAGACGCTTTGAAAAAAGCTCTGAAAGGCCATCTAGAAGATGTTGCTGTGGCCTTGCTGAAAACTCCAGCTCAATTTGATGCTGAAGAATTAAGAGCCTCTATGAAG GGGCTTGGAACTGATGAAGATACCTTAATTGAGATTCTGGCCTCAAGAAACAACCAAGAGATCAGAGAAGCCAGCAGATACTACAAAGAAG TGCTGAAGAGAGATCTGACACAAGACATCATCTCTGACACATCTGGAGACTTTCAAAAGGCTTTGGTTGCTCTAGCCAAG GGTGACCGATGTGAAAACCCTCACGTGAATGATGAGCTTGCTGACAATGATGCCAGG GCCTTGTATGAAgcaggagagaaaaggaaaggaacagATATTGGTGTGTTTGTAACTGTTCTTACTACGAGAAGCTACCCGCATCTTCGAAGGG TCTTTCAGAAGTACACCAAATACAGCAAGCATGACATGAACAAGGTACTGGATTTGGAGCTGAAAGGTGATATTGAGAATTGCCTCACTGCCCTTG TAAAGTGTGCCACAAGCAAGCCAGCTTTCTTTGCAGAAAAACTCCATTTGGCAATGAAG GGTTCTGGGACCCGGCACAAAGACCTCATCAGAATCATGGTTTCACGCCATGAGGTGGATATGAATGAGATCAAAGGCTATTACAAGAGTCTGTATGGCATCTCTCTCCGCCAAGCCATCATG GATGAACTCAAAGGGGATTATGAAACCATCCTGGTGGCTTTATGTGGAAGTGATAACTAA